One region of Salvelinus namaycush isolate Seneca chromosome 3, SaNama_1.0, whole genome shotgun sequence genomic DNA includes:
- the LOC120044615 gene encoding serotonin N-acetyltransferase-like: MSLVGALPFLKPRLSPSVSPGRQRRHTLPASEFRPLNTQDAISVFEIEKEAFISVSGDCPLHLDEVRHFLTLCPELSMGWFEEGRLVAFIIGSQWDQDRLTLDALTLHKPKGSTVHIHVLAVHRTFRQQGKGPILMWRYLQYLRCLPYVRRAVLMCEDFLVPFYQKSGFKVQGRCSITVASLTFTEMQYPVRGHALMRRNSEAIGFPQTVLLLEEQTQRLESVLLLEEPIQRSESALLLEEQTQRTEPEPADV, from the exons ATGTCACTAGTGGGCGCCCTGCCTTTCCTGAAACCGCGCCTTTCCCCTTCTGTTTCTCCTGGGCGCCAAAGAAGACACACACTGCCAGCAAGCGAGTTCCGACCGCTCAACACGCAAGATGCCATCAGCGTGTTCGAAATCGAGAAAGAGG CCTTTATCTCTGTGTCAGGAGACTGCCCGCTCCACCTTGATGAGGTGCGTCATTTCCTCACGCTGTGTCCAGAGCTGTCCATGGGCTGGTTTGAGGAGGGGAGACTAGTAGCCTTCATCATTGGGTCCCAATGGGACCAGGACAGACTCACCCTA GACGCCCTAACTCTTCACAAGCCCAAAGGTTCCACAGTTCATATCCATGTGCTGGCGGTCCACCGGACCTTCCGGCAGCAGGGCAAGGGCCCTATCCTGATGTGGcgctacctgcagtacctacgcTGCCTGCCCTATGTGCGCCGTGCAGTGCTCATGTGCGAGGACTTCCTGGTTCCCTTCTACCAGAAGTCTGGCTTCAAGGTGCAGGGCCGCTGTTCCATCACGGTGGCATCACTGACCTTCACAGAGATGCAGTACCCTGTGAGGGGCCATGCCCTGATGCGGCGCAACAGTGAAGCTATTGGTTTTCCTCAGACTGTGTTATTATTGGAGGAACAGACTCAGAGGCTTGAGTCTGTGTTATTATTGGAGGAACCAATTCAGAGGAGTGAGTCTGCATTGTTATTGGAGGAACAGACTCAGAGGACTGAGCCTGAGCCTGCTGATGTGTAA